A region of the Halodesulfovibrio sp. MK-HDV genome:
AGACTTGTTCCGGACTCAGCGATGCCACTGGATTCGAATGGCATGGCGACCGAAAAATCTGGGATACTTGTCATCCATTGTGCAGTTTGTGGGTACGTTGTTCTTCAATGTTAACTGTGCGTCGGCGTTGCTTGCAGTAACTCCATTGCAAATGAACATCGCCATATGGATTCCCGGAATGCTGGGTAGTATCTGTTTTTTAGTATCTTGTCTTTTTGCGTGGTTGGAAATCTATCGAGATCCTTCCATAAAAGCATTTCGATCGGAAGAGTGGTGGATTGTGTGGGTGAATATAGCCGGATCAATTGCATTTCAAATTTCCAGCACGGTAGCATTTTATTTGCCGCAAACTGGAGATGTGTTTGCTCCGGTAATGGCAAGTGAGTACCTGACGTTCGGCGGCGTTTGTTTCTTTATCGGAGCATTGTTGCTGCGTGTTGAAGATATGTCAGACACGTGCAAATTTATCGGAGGGGAGTATGTAGCGGCCTCGGCATAATGATATTTTGCTAGAAAATGTGATGCCGTTATGTGTTTTTAGAAGAGCTCTTACTAGGGGGCATTATATAATGATAGAAGCAGAGCTTTCGATGGAATGTGTATAAGTTGTGTGATGTAAGTGTTGGAAAATAGAAGCAGGAGGGCAGAGCGTATTGGCTTTGCCCTCCTGCTTTTTACTTATTTCTGTGCTGCTACGATGGATACTTCAATAAGAAGTTCTGGGCGAGCAAGACGAGCTTCCACACAGGCGCGTGCTGGAGCATGGCCTTCTGGAACCCAAGCATCCCAAACTTCGTTCATCTGAGCGAAATCTTTCATGTCACGAATGTACAGAGTTGCGGAAAGCATGTGCTCAAGGTCACTGCCAGCTTCTGCTAACAGAGCTTCAACTTTAGCGAGCATGGTTTTTGTCTGCTCTTTAATGTCTTTAGTTGCGTCTTCAGCAACCTGACCAGCAAGGTAAACAACGCCGTTGTTGATAACGATTTTGCTCATGCGGGTGCCGATTTCCATACGTTTGATATCGCTCATTGTGCGTTCCTTTCTACTGCCACCATGTTTGCTGGCATTTTAATGATGCTTACAAGA
Encoded here:
- a CDS encoding RidA family protein — translated: MSDIKRMEIGTRMSKIVINNGVVYLAGQVAEDATKDIKEQTKTMLAKVEALLAEAGSDLEHMLSATLYIRDMKDFAQMNEVWDAWVPEGHAPARACVEARLARPELLIEVSIVAAQK